The proteins below are encoded in one region of Syntrophotalea carbinolica DSM 2380:
- a CDS encoding sigma-54 dependent transcriptional regulator → MTRNADSPARILVIDDEKCLRFSFERFLAAEGYDVSTAAEFDEAVSLLRQGEYDLVFSDIVLGGRTGLEVLRSLREYDQSTPVVMITGFPNVDTAAEAVRLGAYDYISKPVVKKDLLQVARSALKYKQAIDREANTRTNLAAIFESVKDGLLSVDASGCVTDFNQAASRLCGWSKDDRGEKIDALSMPCAGTCRDLLTRTLEEGKSMELKRMECEHLERAGQVVSLSTSPLQNKEGDVFGAVMVVRDETRLDDLERSLNKRQSFHRMIATSSKMQQVFGLIETLAQVPSTVLILGESGTGKELVAEALHLSGPRKNRPLVKVNCAALSDTLLESELFGHVKGSFTGAVKDHVGRFQKADGGTIFLDEIGDISPRMQLRLLRVLQEKEVERIGDSTPVKVDVRIVAATNQDLEEKVRSGEFRQDLYYRLKVITLALPPLRERKEDIPPMVDHFIQRYNEVLGRNLQGVDQEVMRAMQAYDWPGNVRQLEHAIEHILIHCTEPLASLAHVPEEILQGEQAVGKYCADSEEQEQQQILAALDKTDWNKAKAARLLGIDRKTLYRKIEKFGLVEPFAQV, encoded by the coding sequence ATGACTCGTAATGCCGACAGCCCTGCCAGAATTCTGGTTATCGACGATGAAAAGTGCCTGCGCTTCAGCTTCGAGCGTTTTCTGGCCGCGGAAGGTTATGATGTTTCAACCGCAGCAGAATTCGACGAGGCCGTGAGCTTGTTGCGACAAGGTGAATATGATCTGGTGTTTTCGGATATCGTGCTTGGCGGTCGCACCGGGCTGGAGGTGCTTCGATCTTTACGGGAATACGATCAGAGCACCCCGGTGGTTATGATCACCGGCTTTCCCAATGTCGATACCGCCGCTGAGGCTGTGCGTCTGGGAGCCTACGATTATATTTCCAAACCGGTGGTTAAAAAAGATCTGTTGCAGGTGGCCCGTTCCGCGCTCAAGTACAAGCAGGCCATCGATCGAGAGGCGAATACCCGAACCAATCTTGCCGCCATTTTCGAAAGTGTGAAAGACGGTTTGCTGTCCGTGGATGCATCGGGCTGCGTTACGGATTTTAACCAGGCGGCCAGCCGCCTGTGCGGCTGGAGCAAGGATGATCGCGGCGAAAAGATCGACGCATTGTCCATGCCTTGCGCCGGAACGTGCCGCGACCTTTTGACGCGCACCCTCGAGGAAGGCAAATCCATGGAACTTAAGCGCATGGAGTGCGAACATCTCGAGCGGGCCGGGCAGGTGGTTTCCTTGTCGACCTCGCCGCTGCAAAACAAGGAGGGCGATGTTTTTGGCGCCGTGATGGTGGTGCGTGATGAAACCCGTCTCGACGATTTGGAGCGCAGCCTTAACAAGCGCCAGTCTTTTCATCGCATGATAGCTACCAGTTCCAAAATGCAGCAGGTATTCGGTCTGATCGAAACGCTGGCGCAGGTTCCCTCGACGGTGCTGATTCTCGGCGAGAGTGGCACCGGGAAAGAACTGGTGGCCGAAGCTCTGCATCTTTCCGGACCTCGCAAAAACCGGCCTCTGGTCAAGGTGAACTGCGCCGCTCTGTCCGATACGCTGTTGGAAAGCGAACTCTTCGGGCATGTCAAAGGATCCTTCACCGGAGCGGTTAAGGATCATGTCGGCCGTTTTCAAAAAGCCGATGGGGGGACGATCTTTCTCGATGAGATCGGTGATATCTCTCCGCGCATGCAGCTGCGGTTGTTGAGAGTGCTGCAGGAAAAAGAGGTCGAACGCATCGGCGATTCGACGCCGGTCAAGGTCGATGTGCGCATTGTTGCCGCCACCAATCAGGACCTTGAAGAAAAAGTCCGCTCCGGCGAGTTCCGCCAGGACCTCTATTATCGCCTCAAGGTTATCACTTTGGCTTTACCCCCACTTCGGGAGCGCAAGGAAGATATCCCCCCGATGGTGGATCATTTCATTCAACGATACAACGAGGTGCTCGGCCGCAATCTTCAAGGTGTCGACCAGGAGGTTATGCGGGCGATGCAGGCGTATGACTGGCCTGGCAATGTGCGCCAGTTGGAGCATGCCATCGAACACATCCTGATTCACTGTACCGAGCCTCTGGCGTCTCTGGCCCATGTTCCGGAAGAAATTCTTCAGGGCGAGCAGGCTGTCGGTAAATACTGTGCTGACTCGGAGGAGCAGGAACAGCAGCAGATCCTGGCCGCTTTGGACAAAACCGATTGGAATAAGGCCAAGGCCGCTCGTCTTTTGGGCATTGATCGCAAGACCTTGTACCGTAAGATCGAGAAGTTCGGGCTGGTCGAGCCTTTCGCACAAGTCTGA